The Engystomops pustulosus chromosome 2, aEngPut4.maternal, whole genome shotgun sequence genomic interval ATATACTGGTCGGGGACTGTGCGCcgattcaatgggggtcatttactaagggcccgattcgcgttttcccaatgtgttacccaaatatttccgatttgcgccgattttccctgaattgccccaggattttggcgcacgccgcatttaaaaaaaaatgtgtcgcgaaaattgcacttaccttcaccaggtataggccggtgaatttcagggcattccagcgggcctcggcggatttcagcgcagcagcgacagccGGTGGACagaggaggaactgccttagtgaatcccggccagacccgaatccactgcagagaacgcgccgctggatctcgaatgggccgggtaagtaaatctgccccaatgtgcggtAGTCCACACACATCCGAATATCCCCATTTTTCTAGTGGGCAATAACGATGGGTGAAGCATATGAGCTGTTTGACTCTAGGATGACTCCTGCATCTAGTAGGCCTTTTAGGTGCTGCCTGACTTCTTCAATATCTGCAGGGGCTAGCCTATGGGGCATCTCTCGGAAAGGCTTCATATCAGTCAGCCTAATGTGATGCTCCACTCCCTGTGCCAGGCCCATATCCCAGTCACCTAAGGAGAAGGTTTCACTACGTTCCATcatgctaaaacagcaataacactgagtaaaattgttaagtaatgggttaaaatgatctttattgtttaaacatcacaaggatattgaaatttgagaaatttcttttgagggaaaacccttttaaggaagTAAGACAAGAAGAAGCTATTCTGGCAGCCAGGGAGCAAAAATCCAAGAGTCAACAAGGCTAAACGAAGTCAACAAGAGGAGGAGCATCTGAAAATCCTTGAAAAGCAAATAGAACACGATTTCTCCTCTCCTAAATAATCAGAAAAAAGTAATGTAGCAGTTGAAACAGACTGCCAATGCAGCTGCTGAGAGTCAGCAACAATCCACAAAAAGTTCCAGTGTGGGCGGTGACTCTGTAAGCACACACATtctgatccctgtagtgctgtgagatacagtgtgccGACAATTTGTttaggttatcagggtacaggtttatatatattttcattttcctttttatacattgtactactatctgacacatagaaagagagattagacagaccagagatgagatccatgagatgcatattgcacacaatgtcagctctgctacatctctgctctatcaCACTATTCCCCTCCcctgataaagaacttatctgtgtgTAGcttgttgtttgccggcaggaagtcagtgtgtatcagtgagagctcatcttggaatgctagggggaggggctgctgtaaGGAGCAGACGGAGAGATGAGCTCAGCTCTCCACAGCGTCAGGcgagatggctgccgaccctaaagccAGAAGATCTGGGgttggaaaccaggggcaactgaaattgtgtacaccaggactgatagagaaaggttggacttatatctgtgaaatactataCTTTCgttaatagcagtgaattagagaatgtgttattttgttatcctgagtatatttaagaaacttgtcttcgtggtaatacccctttaagtaacagaTGGAAGGAATTAGGAATCTTCCCCTGGTCAGAACACCTCAGTCGTTGAGCAATGGGATCATTGCTAAGAGCACCCCGCAGTACTTGATCTAGGCAGCATCAATCCACATCTCGAGAAGAGCCCGTCTTTGGATACAATCCTGTGAACTAGTTTGTCTAGTTGGTAAAAAAAGTCAGATAACTTCTCACCTGGTTCTTGTTAAGTAGTGCAGAACTTATAAAACAGGTCTGTGGCATCTTCTGGAATTGCAAAAGCATCTTCAAGAGCAGCCATGTAGTCTTGATAAGTTGCTTGATGGTTACTTCGCCAAGAAGCCTATACCACTTCCATGGCAGGACCCTTCAAACACTCCACTATTCTGTGTTCTTCACCACATTAGTACATTGCCACTCTTGCAGGTACTGCATGACAACATCTCTCCATGTGTCATACCCCTCTTCCCCAGCCAGGGTTGGATTGACACCTGAGAAAGTCCTAAGACTTGAAGACTTGACTCTGGCTGGTTTTTTCTCTTCTGCCAGGGGTTGACTATATAGAACGTTTATTTTGCAATGTTTTGGGTTGTGGTTATGGCTAACATAATTATGTTGTTTATGATTAAGTTTGTTTTTCAATACATAGGAAAGGGGGTGAATAGAATATTTGTACTtaaattatttacttttacaatttttccACCCTAGTGTTTTTCAATGGTGCCCTTGAGCCACTGCCATTTAAGTACTGATTGGGAGCTACTTAAATGGTTACGACTAAATTCACAACTCATCTTTTCCATCTGTTGTAAGTATATGTTGGGAAGATTCCTGACATACTAACAACTGAGGGCTGGAACATATATCACTCTATGCTTACACCGTAAGCTTGTACCATGGAATATTTCCACTTGTTAAATCCCTAAGTCAAAAACATGAGGTGGAGCAATCATCGTCTACAGGCAGGGATTTGCTGCTGCTTATGTTGTCTTCCTCATACTATATCAGTCCATATACCTTTACTTATGGAACTACCACAGTGTATGTTTAAGGACTCTGGGGTAGATGCTGTACAGAAACTTCTGTCTGTCTATTACAGCTTAAGCCACCATGCACATAAATGTAATGGGGACTGATATATCGGGCCGCACTAAGCCTATGGTGCCCAGTCACAGTGTGGTGAACATGTGTTGTTTCACCACATCATGACCAATCCTCTCTCCTGCGTGCAGCTGTATACTCGCCCgggcatatgtttgtgtgcaaggggccttgcTTATACTTTTTTATATAGCAGCAGGATACATTTATGCAATATACTATGCTTTTTCTGCCATATGTGATTTATACTGCGCAGATGGAGGCCGAAAGGATGTCTCTGTCTGCTAGTATATGGACACGTTCAGTTTGTACACTGGAACATTTCAAGATGTACATGCTAAACGTGTGTAAAATAAGAGATGCTCAGCCTGTGACACAAGCGATGATTGTGGACACTTCCCTTAATATTTTATCTATTGATCTAATGCATATTTGTATCTAAGCTTTCTGCATATGATTTTGAGATTATATGATTCCTCAAAGGAAGAATTTTAACCCATGCTATCCTGTTGGACTGAGAACAGTATTGTTACAATTTCTATGGAAAAGAAAGTAAACACATCTACAGAGCCAATTCCTCTGCATAGCAGCAGATATAACCTGGAGCACTAGAGAACACATAACAATGGGGTTTTCTTAGGAAATGACGCATATTGTTATGAGGATGGTAGGAATTCATCCAGCAGTTGATGTGCTCTGCTGCACATAGGAAGTGTGTAACCACTGACGTCTTCCTGCTCAGGAAAACATTCCCATCCTTTAGCTGCAGCGGGAGGAGCTGGATCCAGAGCTGGAGAAGGGAGCACCGCAGAACACAGTAGGTGACTCTGTCCTTATATAAAGCCTCAGAGACATTGAGGACACATAGTGACATGGATGGATAGATTGCAGGCCTGGATCTGCTCCCCTGCCATTAACAGGTTGTTTGCAGGGTGGGGGTTATGTCTATATCAGTGGGAGTAGGTGATTGAACAATGTATCTTTATGAAGAACCATTGTAATTTTTCCTCTAAATATGTAACACTTATTTTACCTTGTGAGAAGATGGTTCTGGTTGTGTTCCTGTTCTATCTACAACGATATTCTAGCCATATGTGTGTTACAGTGGTGGTAGGGATacagtgtacaggaggagactgcaGCTGTCGCTGTCCTTTCAGCACCACCAAATCAGTGCAGGAAGGAAGCAGCATCAGCACCTCCTCCTGCCTCCCCCAACTGACCATATACAGATGTCACCATCATATACAGCTGCAGTTTCACTAAgatagtatatatttatatacatgtgACCTGGGGAGAACTGGAGACTACAATACTACAGAATTGGAATGTGTCAGTAAGCCTACTCACCTCTCTGTATTAAGGGGTAAACATTCATTAAATTCCTCTGTACAGTAAAAGAAAACTgaattttagtttattttagtTCCTCTCTAAATAGGTATGCTATTACACTAAAAAAGGTATTGACTTGTTTCTATACATGGTGCATATATATGTTCAATATTTATTTTACGTATAAAGCATGACCATCCACATTTGATCAGTGAAACTGTTAGTGTATAGTAgaatatgtatgtatgcatgtagaaAGCGCAGAACATGCAGCATATTTTCTAGATCTAAAAGATTATGGTGCTACACATGGGTTATGTGTTCAATAAAACTTATTGACCGTAAGATTTTCCTCGGTGTTTAAACATATGCACTTCATGATGAAATATTTTAATATCTATCTACAAATGAATGTgtaaattataattatatatttcaGAGTGAGGTCAAACAAACCTCACAAACCAAATTCATTTTCTTTTAGATGACAACATAACATTATAAGAAATGCTCTTCTATGAGGATCCTTATAAAAGCAAGGGACAAACAagcttaatatataaaaaaatttaacagAGACTTATAGCAAttcaaaattctaaaaaaatcTAGTATTTCCAAGGAAACCTTATGTTTTCATATGTGTACGTACCGATTGACACATGATTTGCCATCACTACAGTTTTGGAAAGCAGAAAATTGTGTTTCTGAACAATTATACCCTTGTTAAAGTATTAGTGATCTCTTCATGTTGGTGGTGTTAAATGCCCTTGTGTCTCCTACAGATACAAAGATTCCTTCTGTTAATTCTATTTCAGGATCTCACTATTCATGTGACTTTGACATTAAAAGAtaaactgcattttttttaaaaacaactaTTTGATATCCCAAAATAAACACCAAAAATATAAAGCCTTTTAACTTATCAGGAGACTTGATTTAAAAAGGTCAGTCATCATTAATTTAGCTTTGAAACCAACACAGATTTGAACTCCTCTGGAATTCGGTGATGTGGCTGTACCTTATGATCTTCTTCATCTCCTTTTTCATGCTTGAGAGCTGACCTAAAATTATGGACTTTTGAAACCCCTAAAGGAATCTTATGCTGTGCATTGGCTAGAACAGCACTTAAAGAGTAAGACTTCTTGTATACAACTGTGTGCATCACCTGGGCTGGAACCCAAACTCATAGGAAGCTAAATGGCCACTCCACAAATTAGGCAAAAAGCAGGACCTGCACTGGTGCGGTGAGACACAGGGTGCTCTCCGCACTATGATCAGGGGTAAtggacctctatgggggctgtgatcacGCCACAAATTATTCCCCCCAATACGGTCTTGTGAATGGAGACTAAGACTGTGTTCACATCAAGCTTTCAATAACATTTTGAACCAAATGCTGCAGTGAGGGGCTTGGCCTGATCGCAGACATGGTTCTACTGAAATGCATTGCTTACATTCAAAACACATGGTGCTTGTTCTCTATTGCAAGTATTTCAGTTGAAATACAGTAAAGTAGaacaaatgaaaataataatctttTGATATATcttattacagaaaaaaatatttttctccacTTATTCATCTTTCTTCCTTTATCCTATCTCCAGCATTGATAACTAACACTCAatttaacatattggggcacatttgctaagaacagtgcagtctgtactatgtgcagtttgcctgcgtagtgcaccagattcatgatttctggctcaGGTTCATCAAGAatatggcaccctctgcactgccctgactgagtgcaccactttttttttggtgcaccttaaacacccccttcagtgcagaaatttgtgttgcaacaaAGTGGCGCAGgcatttcttaaatacatgtgcaatcggtttgcactgaaaataacgCGCAAAGTCAGCCAGAAAATTGGTGTacgtccttagtaaatgtgccccattgtcagctTACTGAGGCATCAGGCTAGAGTTGCTTATGTAGAGGTACAACTGATGCTGCTTCTACTGTCTCGTCTCCTTGCTGAATTGTAGCTACACTGTTCAATGCTTCTGTAGAATGTCTTTTATAGACCATAGTAGCCATAAGTTCTCCTAATTTTACAGTGTttactaaaataaaaaattaaaactgagGACAGAAagctttacactttttttttacattgaggtAAATATAAATGAAATACTTTTATTAATGAGCACAGATAAGAACCCAACCGGATCTTCTATTCTCTCTGAGTGTTGTGCATGGGAAACATGATAGCAGCACCTCTACTCCCTTAGCTTACGTAAAATGGGTAATTAGAAATGGAACTTGTACAGGGGAATACTGTATATTGCTAAAATGTAGGGTACAAGTCATATAATAGACAGAAATATTAATATTCCTTATGTACTGAACAACTGAATAATATAAAGAGAACTAATAATGATTTGCTTGTTAGTTTAACAGGTAACGGAAAGGACGTGGGTTGCGAGATGTTTGGCATACAGAAACCTGAAACCAGCCCTCACAAGTCTCCATTTTATGCTAGCAAGCCTCTGGGAACCATACCATTTTCTAGTGACAAGGAGAGGAAGCAGGACACTAACTTTAACATTTTAGAAGAGGTGTATGATAAAAATGAAAACTGGAGACATGATAAGAGAGAGGAAGGTGAACAGGAAGATAGAGTAAATGAAGACAGTGACAAATTTCCATTAGAAGATAACCGAACCAACCTAAAGAAGAATGCAATGGTAAAAATGAAAGCTGTCAAATCTGAAGGAATTAGCCTGTCTTCATCAGAGGAAGAAGTTAGAAGCCCCCCAGAGGGGGCAGAAATAATGCAGTTAGGGATGGACACACCAACTAATGAGACAACAAAGGGATGCAACGAGTGGCCAGGATCACCATTAGAAGACAACGGTTATGCCAGCAGTTCACTCAGCATTGACAGTCCTGACAGTCT includes:
- the C2H1orf216 gene encoding UPF0500 protein C1orf216 homolog isoform X1; its protein translation is MCSAAHRKCVTTDVFLLRKTFPSFSCSGRSWIQSWRREHRRTHLTGNGKDVGCEMFGIQKPETSPHKSPFYASKPLGTIPFSSDKERKQDTNFNILEEVYDKNENWRHDKREEGEQEDRVNEDSDKFPLEDNRTNLKKNAMVKMKAVKSEGISLSSSEEEVRSPPEGAEIMQLGMDTPTNETTKGCNEWPGSPLEDNGYASSSLSIDSPDSLAGTTWDDTKAPTLTCNEQGDPGMENSEDDSSSDSESFTQTLTEAFQSLHDKEKLKEQEKEKHHAQLTMYRRLALLRWIRSLQQRVKDQQNRLQESFDTILDNRKEILRYIQHGCNKSPTKEAA
- the C2H1orf216 gene encoding UPF0500 protein C1orf216 homolog isoform X2, with the protein product MDRLQAWICSPAINSLTGNGKDVGCEMFGIQKPETSPHKSPFYASKPLGTIPFSSDKERKQDTNFNILEEVYDKNENWRHDKREEGEQEDRVNEDSDKFPLEDNRTNLKKNAMVKMKAVKSEGISLSSSEEEVRSPPEGAEIMQLGMDTPTNETTKGCNEWPGSPLEDNGYASSSLSIDSPDSLAGTTWDDTKAPTLTCNEQGDPGMENSEDDSSSDSESFTQTLTEAFQSLHDKEKLKEQEKEKHHAQLTMYRRLALLRWIRSLQQRVKDQQNRLQESFDTILDNRKEILRYIQHGCNKSPTKEAA